A region of Catenibacterium mitsuokai DNA encodes the following proteins:
- a CDS encoding branched-chain amino acid ABC transporter permease: MINFINQIINGLSTGSMYALVAIGYTMVYGIAKMINFAHGDIIMAGAYFALIAMGFVGPIPAILFSIVATAALGVITEKVAYKPLRGKGSLEVLITAIGVSYLLENVFLLIFGSAARTFPQIMPKGTINLGGISIKYITVITLVVTAVCTAVLLFFINKTKLGKAMRAVSEDQGAAQLMGINVNTTVSLTFAIGSGLGAIAGVIYGCAYSLITPYIGLMLGIKAFIAAVLGGIGSVPGAMVGGLMLGVAESLTIAYISSDFSDAVVFAILIIVLLVKPAGLFGKNVREKV; encoded by the coding sequence ATGATTAACTTTATCAACCAGATCATCAACGGACTCTCGACTGGGAGTATGTATGCTTTAGTTGCAATTGGTTATACAATGGTTTATGGTATTGCGAAAATGATCAACTTTGCCCATGGTGATATCATCATGGCAGGGGCTTATTTCGCATTAATCGCGATGGGCTTTGTAGGACCTATTCCAGCTATCTTGTTTTCTATAGTTGCGACTGCAGCTTTAGGTGTTATAACAGAAAAAGTAGCTTATAAACCTTTAAGAGGTAAAGGTTCACTTGAAGTATTGATCACTGCCATTGGTGTCAGCTACTTATTAGAAAATGTATTCTTATTAATCTTTGGTAGTGCGGCTCGTACATTCCCACAGATCATGCCAAAAGGTACAATCAATCTCGGTGGTATTTCTATTAAATATATCACTGTTATTACTCTAGTAGTAACAGCTGTTTGTACTGCTGTTTTATTGTTCTTTATTAATAAGACAAAGCTAGGAAAAGCAATGCGTGCTGTATCAGAAGACCAGGGTGCAGCCCAGTTAATGGGTATAAACGTAAATACAACAGTATCTCTTACATTTGCGATTGGTTCAGGTCTTGGTGCTATTGCAGGTGTTATTTATGGATGTGCTTATTCATTAATCACTCCATATATTGGTTTGATGTTAGGTATTAAAGCATTTATTGCAGCCGTACTTGGTGGAATTGGTAGTGTACCAGGAGCCATGGTTGGTGGTTTAATGCTTGGTGTTGCTGAATCACTTACAATTGCCTATATTTCTTCAGATTTTTCTGATGCAGTTGTATTTGCTATTCTTATTATTGTCTTATTAGTTAAGCCAGCCGGCTTATTTGGTAAGAATGTAAGAGAGAAGGTGTAG
- a CDS encoding branched-chain amino acid ABC transporter permease has product MKKLLKNELFRSFILSIVIFAVLMIGTATSVINSYWQGVLILCGINIILAVSLNLAAGYLGQLTLGHAGFMSVGAYTSALISIYLNLPFIVSLLIGAIAAGIIGLIIGIPVLRLKGDYLCIITLAFNEIIRVIMNNLDITNGAKGLIGIPMNTNLVYVFIAMIITIFVVYSIVKSRHGRAIISIREDETASELSGIDVGYYKVFAFAVSAIFAGLAGGLYAHYYTVILPKGFDFNKSVEILVMVVLGGMGNLKGSIIAAIVLTIIPELLISFSQYRMLLYAIVLIAAMILKGTGKGEQIMERLPFFKKKDEVKPE; this is encoded by the coding sequence ATGAAAAAACTATTAAAAAACGAACTATTCAGATCATTCATTCTTTCAATTGTGATCTTTGCAGTATTGATGATAGGAACAGCTACATCTGTTATTAACTCATATTGGCAGGGTGTATTAATTCTTTGTGGTATTAATATTATCCTTGCTGTATCACTTAACTTAGCCGCTGGTTATTTAGGACAGCTTACTTTAGGACATGCTGGGTTCATGTCAGTAGGTGCTTATACGTCCGCTTTAATTAGTATTTATTTAAATCTTCCATTTATCGTATCACTACTTATTGGTGCGATTGCTGCTGGTATTATTGGGTTAATTATCGGTATTCCAGTATTAAGATTAAAAGGTGACTATCTTTGTATTATCACTCTTGCTTTCAATGAAATCATCCGTGTTATTATGAACAACCTTGACATCACTAATGGCGCAAAAGGTTTAATTGGTATTCCTATGAATACAAATCTTGTTTATGTCTTTATCGCAATGATTATCACAATCTTTGTAGTATATTCAATTGTGAAATCTAGACATGGACGTGCCATTATCTCAATTCGTGAAGATGAAACAGCATCAGAACTATCAGGTATTGATGTTGGTTATTATAAAGTATTTGCCTTTGCAGTGAGTGCTATTTTTGCTGGACTTGCAGGAGGCTTATATGCTCACTATTATACAGTTATCCTTCCTAAAGGATTTGACTTCAACAAATCAGTTGAAATTCTAGTCATGGTTGTACTTGGTGGTATGGGTAACTTAAAGGGCTCTATTATTGCAGCTATTGTTCTTACTATAATTCCAGAATTATTAATCTCATTCTCACAGTACAGAATGTTGTTATACGCAATTGTATTAATTGCCGCTATGATTTTAAAGGGAACAGGTAAAGGCGAACAGATCATGGAACGTCTTCCATTCTTTAAAAAGAAAGATGAGGTGAAGCCAGAATGA
- a CDS encoding ABC transporter ATP-binding protein, producing MSTPLLKAEGLGIQFGGLKAVDEFNFEIDKNQLFGLIGPNGAGKTTVFNLLTGVYQPTSGRILFEGQPIKKANTIKITKAGIARTFQNIRLFKEMSVIDNVKVGLHYSHPYTVFDALFHTPKYKKAEAAMQEEALSLLRVFHLEEFAESKAKNLPYGKQRKLEIARALATAPKLLLLDEPAAGMNPTETAELMETIKIVREKFSVAILLIEHDMKLVMGICEKIAVLNFGTVLAFGTPEEIRNNPDVVAAYLGNEEEG from the coding sequence ATGAGTACACCATTATTAAAAGCAGAAGGTCTTGGCATTCAGTTTGGTGGATTGAAGGCCGTAGATGAATTTAACTTTGAAATCGATAAGAACCAGTTATTTGGTTTAATTGGTCCAAATGGTGCAGGTAAAACAACTGTCTTCAACCTGTTAACAGGTGTTTATCAGCCTACAAGTGGTCGTATCCTTTTTGAAGGACAGCCAATTAAAAAAGCAAACACTATTAAGATTACTAAAGCAGGTATTGCAAGAACTTTCCAGAATATCCGTTTATTCAAGGAAATGAGCGTTATTGATAACGTAAAGGTAGGATTACATTACTCTCACCCATATACAGTATTTGATGCATTATTCCATACACCTAAATACAAGAAGGCTGAAGCAGCTATGCAGGAAGAGGCTTTATCTTTATTACGTGTGTTCCATCTAGAAGAATTTGCAGAATCTAAGGCAAAGAACTTACCTTATGGTAAACAGAGAAAGCTTGAAATTGCGAGAGCACTTGCGACTGCTCCTAAACTATTGCTTCTTGATGAACCTGCTGCAGGAATGAACCCTACAGAAACAGCTGAATTAATGGAAACTATTAAAATCGTAAGAGAAAAGTTCTCAGTCGCAATTCTTCTTATTGAACATGATATGAAGCTTGTTATGGGAATCTGTGAAAAGATTGCTGTATTAAACTTTGGTACAGTACTTGCTTTTGGTACACCTGAAGAAATTAGAAACAACCCTGATGTTGTAGCTGCCTACTTAGGCAATGAAGAGGAGGGCTAA
- a CDS encoding ABC transporter ATP-binding protein, producing the protein MLLEVKDLEVHYGVINAIKKISFNVEQGEIVALIGANGAGKTSTMHAISGLLNGKSGEIIFNGENIMKTPAHKIVSKGLAQVPEGRRIFAQLSVEDNLGMGAYLRNDADGIKNDIEHIYTLFPRLRERKKQLAGTLSGGEQQMLAMGRALMSKPKLLLLDEPSMGLSPILVNEIFDIIKEVNEKENMTILLVEQNANKALSIADHAYVLETGNITVSGKAEDVANNPRVREAYLG; encoded by the coding sequence ATGTTATTAGAAGTTAAGGATCTTGAAGTACACTACGGTGTCATTAATGCGATTAAGAAGATTTCATTTAATGTTGAACAAGGTGAAATCGTTGCACTTATCGGTGCCAATGGTGCGGGTAAGACAAGTACAATGCATGCTATTTCTGGCTTATTAAATGGCAAGAGTGGTGAAATCATCTTTAATGGTGAAAACATCATGAAGACGCCTGCTCATAAGATTGTTTCTAAAGGTCTTGCACAGGTTCCTGAAGGACGTCGTATCTTTGCCCAGCTGAGTGTAGAAGATAACCTAGGAATGGGTGCCTATCTTCGTAATGATGCAGATGGTATCAAGAATGATATTGAACATATTTATACATTATTCCCACGTTTAAGAGAAAGAAAAAAACAGTTGGCTGGTACTTTATCTGGTGGTGAGCAGCAGATGCTTGCTATGGGCCGTGCTTTGATGTCTAAACCGAAACTATTATTATTAGATGAACCATCAATGGGTCTTTCTCCAATCCTTGTTAATGAAATCTTTGATATCATTAAAGAAGTCAATGAAAAAGAAAATATGACTATTCTACTTGTAGAACAGAATGCGAATAAAGCACTCTCTATTGCAGATCATGCTTATGTACTTGAAACAGGTAATATTACTGTATCAGGTAAAGCTGAAGATGTTGCAAATAATCCACGTGTTAGAGAAGCATATCTTGGATAA
- a CDS encoding type II toxin-antitoxin system RelE/ParE family toxin: MKITYKNKKIEKVCTIADEAERRYGPRMAEKIHQRIDEIDASDTVEEMVQSRIGRCHPLKGDRKGQYAMELTQPYRLIFTKRGNEIQIVNVIEIVDYH; encoded by the coding sequence TTGAAGATCACATATAAAAATAAAAAGATTGAGAAGGTTTGCACAATTGCAGACGAAGCAGAGAGAAGATATGGGCCAAGAATGGCAGAGAAGATTCATCAACGCATAGATGAAATTGATGCATCTGATACGGTTGAAGAGATGGTACAATCCCGTATTGGAAGATGTCATCCTTTAAAAGGTGATCGAAAGGGTCAATATGCAATGGAATTAACACAACCCTATCGTTTGATTTTTACAAAAAGAGGTAATGAAATTCAAATTGTAAATGTAATCGAAATAGTAGATTATCATTAA
- a CDS encoding helix-turn-helix domain-containing protein — MMVKSRTFIATPPGATIKEQLLDKGMSQKEFATRMDLSQKHVSKLINGEVQLTPDVAVRLEMVLGIPAKFWNKLEATYREKLIKANAENEMDADIEIARKMPYNEMVKYGWVPVAKKIEEKVVNLRKFFGVVSLVLLKDMRLSRIACRRLADTEKSNYALMAWAQQARILARDIKVSSIDLKTLEHKLSEIRSMTTLDPDVFCTQLENLLAGCGIALIFLPHIGGSFLHGATFVDGNKIVIDLTVRGKDADRFWFSLFHELGHILLGHINNIDGTTEEDENSADQFAQEILIPTADLGEFVSQNDFSRSSICDFAEKENIQSGIVVGRLQKEHFINYNQYNDLKIKYEITS, encoded by the coding sequence ATGATGGTGAAGAGTCGCACATTTATTGCAACACCGCCAGGCGCAACTATTAAAGAACAGCTGCTAGACAAAGGTATGAGTCAAAAAGAATTTGCGACACGAATGGATTTATCACAAAAACATGTGAGTAAACTAATCAATGGTGAAGTTCAGTTGACTCCGGATGTTGCGGTACGTTTAGAAATGGTATTAGGTATTCCAGCTAAGTTTTGGAATAAATTAGAAGCTACTTATCGCGAAAAGTTAATTAAGGCAAATGCGGAAAATGAAATGGATGCGGATATAGAAATTGCCAGAAAGATGCCATATAATGAAATGGTTAAATATGGATGGGTACCAGTTGCAAAAAAGATTGAAGAAAAAGTGGTAAATTTAAGAAAGTTTTTTGGAGTAGTAAGTTTAGTATTACTTAAAGATATGCGTTTATCTAGGATTGCTTGTCGTAGACTTGCTGATACAGAAAAAAGTAACTATGCTTTGATGGCTTGGGCACAACAGGCAAGAATATTAGCACGTGATATTAAAGTATCATCAATAGATTTAAAAACACTAGAGCACAAATTATCTGAAATAAGAAGTATGACTACTCTAGATCCAGATGTTTTTTGTACACAGCTAGAAAATCTGCTTGCAGGATGTGGTATTGCTCTTATTTTTCTTCCTCATATTGGAGGTTCGTTCTTACATGGTGCAACTTTTGTTGATGGAAATAAAATAGTTATAGATCTCACTGTTAGAGGTAAGGATGCAGATAGATTTTGGTTTAGCTTGTTTCATGAATTGGGTCATATTTTACTTGGTCATATTAATAATATTGATGGTACCACTGAAGAGGATGAAAACTCAGCAGACCAGTTTGCGCAGGAGATATTAATTCCTACGGCTGATTTGGGTGAGTTTGTATCTCAAAATGATTTTTCTCGATCATCTATCTGTGATTTTGCGGAAAAAGAAAATATTCAAAGTGGTATTGTAGTAGGCCGTCTACAAAAAGAACATTTCATAAATTATAATCAGTATAATGATTTGAAAATTAAATATGAGATAACATCTTGA
- a CDS encoding C40 family peptidase: MTQNAPTTFNAIVERIRTQKTMLLPAVAISAFALVGYAAADRQAPVIHSNKIVVPYGTKLNASDFEITDNRDNLDIMDVSIQSESYESKQLGTYSVTVSVTDTFKNTTNKEVEVQVIDNEAPVIASRVDGGYIIDVEANGSNNLFDYVKATDNVDGDVSDFIAFDGSIDTAVIGEQKVVAHVEDNAGNKAEKTLSFNVKDSIAPVLTQKTQSFDVNYGEPFNPGDYFDVSDNFDPSPVLTVKGDIDTKKLNSEQKATIIATDNSGNETKQTCTFNVKDIKGPEIKLNTNKVSITEGTSVNWRSLIVSAIDNLDGDLTKYVGISGNVDVNNEGCYTATYTATDKTGNTTVVNIPVEVKSRNGALIQTALGKIGCRYRMGAVGPNVFDCSSFTRWVYRQNGRSLSGTAAVQYNTTQRVDRNALKPGDLVFFKNTYKKGISHVGIYLGGGRFVHAANEKKGVITSSLSESYYAAHYAGGGRV; this comes from the coding sequence ATGACTCAAAATGCCCCCACAACTTTTAATGCAATTGTAGAGAGAATCAGAACTCAGAAAACAATGCTGCTGCCAGCAGTTGCAATCTCTGCTTTTGCCCTCGTAGGTTATGCTGCGGCTGACCGTCAGGCACCTGTTATTCATTCAAATAAGATTGTTGTTCCTTATGGTACAAAGCTTAATGCATCTGATTTTGAAATTACAGATAACCGTGATAATTTAGATATCATGGATGTTTCTATTCAATCAGAATCATATGAATCAAAACAGTTAGGTACTTATTCAGTGACAGTTTCTGTTACTGATACATTCAAGAATACAACTAATAAAGAAGTCGAAGTACAGGTTATTGATAATGAAGCACCTGTTATTGCATCACGCGTTGACGGCGGTTATATCATAGATGTAGAAGCCAATGGTTCAAATAACTTATTTGACTATGTGAAAGCGACAGATAATGTAGATGGTGACGTCAGTGATTTCATCGCTTTTGATGGCAGCATTGATACAGCTGTTATTGGGGAACAGAAGGTTGTTGCTCATGTAGAAGATAATGCAGGCAACAAAGCTGAAAAAACACTTTCATTTAATGTAAAGGACTCTATTGCACCAGTGCTTACTCAAAAGACACAGTCATTTGATGTGAACTATGGTGAACCTTTCAATCCTGGTGATTATTTTGATGTATCAGATAATTTTGATCCATCTCCAGTATTAACTGTTAAAGGTGATATTGATACTAAGAAATTAAATAGCGAACAGAAAGCAACTATTATCGCAACTGATAATAGTGGCAATGAAACAAAACAGACATGTACTTTTAATGTTAAGGATATCAAAGGTCCTGAAATCAAGTTGAATACAAATAAAGTTTCGATTACTGAAGGAACATCTGTGAACTGGCGTTCACTCATTGTTTCAGCTATTGATAATTTAGATGGTGATTTAACTAAATATGTTGGAATCAGTGGTAATGTAGATGTAAATAATGAAGGATGCTATACAGCAACTTATACTGCAACTGATAAGACTGGTAACACAACAGTTGTTAATATTCCTGTAGAAGTAAAATCTAGAAATGGAGCTCTAATTCAGACTGCATTAGGTAAGATTGGATGCCGTTATAGAATGGGTGCTGTAGGACCTAATGTCTTTGACTGTTCAAGCTTTACTCGATGGGTATATAGACAAAATGGACGTTCTTTAAGTGGTACAGCTGCTGTGCAGTATAATACAACTCAAAGAGTAGATAGAAATGCATTAAAGCCTGGTGATCTTGTATTCTTTAAGAATACATATAAGAAAGGTATCTCTCACGTAGGTATTTATCTAGGTGGAGGCAGATTCGTACATGCTGCTAATGAAAAGAAGGGTGTTATTACTTCTTCGCTAAGTGAATCTTATTATGCTGCTCATTATGCAGGCGGAGGAAGAGTTTGA
- a CDS encoding bifunctional ADP-dependent NAD(P)H-hydrate dehydratase/NAD(P)H-hydrate epimerase, with protein MYIGTQDLLKQYDAYLLEHGYQIEELVNLASDALLSHFTKYNQLAILIGPGNNGADGYSLGLKLEKLGKQVNYYYSGDIGKVSQANRYYRDQCEENHLIYVDEDNINTINWNDYDCIVDGLFGFGLNSAPRGMYKIMIESINNTYKGIVGAIDIPTGLDCNTGKAYEAALKADFTVTLTALKQGFLDPRSLEYTGEVILETLAVNDCFKEAGLFEYVGEEYAKAHLRKRVYNGYKNIYGVDGLIVGSNQYTGAPLLATKAAYYTGAGIVKTITSEKVTALLPLYIPEAIPVTRPQIFHYDDFDGYDALLVGCGLGLEEGAFRAVIDIMTASICPLVLDADALTILSRNMHLLEKQDRSVILTPHIGEFKRLCHVEDYPDLMMAAQSFASKYHCILVLKGPHTIVTDGKTSYRIASGNKAMAVGGMGDTLAGIITSLLGQGYEALEAAVLGVYIHGRAGDEVAKQAYTVIPEKLIEEIPHTMAVLAGEIE; from the coding sequence ATGTATATAGGAACACAGGATTTACTCAAGCAGTATGATGCTTATTTATTAGAACATGGTTATCAAATAGAAGAGCTTGTTAATCTTGCAAGTGATGCGCTATTGAGCCATTTCACAAAATATAATCAGTTGGCTATTTTAATAGGACCAGGTAATAATGGGGCAGATGGCTATTCTTTAGGATTAAAACTAGAGAAATTAGGAAAACAAGTCAACTATTATTACAGTGGGGATATAGGCAAGGTATCACAGGCTAATCGCTATTATCGTGATCAATGTGAAGAGAATCATTTAATCTATGTAGATGAAGATAATATTAATACAATTAACTGGAATGACTATGATTGTATCGTCGATGGATTATTTGGATTTGGATTAAATAGCGCCCCTAGAGGCATGTACAAGATTATGATTGAGTCTATTAATAATACTTATAAAGGTATTGTTGGGGCTATTGACATCCCTACAGGACTTGACTGTAATACAGGAAAAGCTTATGAAGCAGCATTAAAGGCAGATTTTACAGTTACTTTAACGGCTTTAAAACAAGGCTTCTTAGATCCACGTTCACTCGAATATACAGGTGAAGTGATTTTAGAAACATTGGCTGTGAATGATTGTTTCAAGGAAGCAGGCTTATTTGAATATGTAGGAGAAGAATATGCGAAAGCACATTTAAGAAAGAGAGTCTATAACGGTTATAAGAATATCTATGGGGTCGATGGTTTAATTGTAGGAAGTAACCAATATACAGGTGCACCATTACTTGCGACTAAAGCAGCTTATTATACTGGTGCAGGTATTGTGAAGACAATTACTTCAGAAAAAGTGACAGCACTATTACCTCTTTATATTCCTGAAGCCATTCCAGTTACAAGACCACAGATTTTCCATTATGATGATTTTGATGGTTATGATGCATTATTAGTCGGTTGTGGTTTAGGGCTTGAAGAGGGTGCTTTTAGAGCCGTTATTGATATTATGACAGCTTCTATCTGCCCACTTGTCCTTGATGCCGATGCACTTACAATTCTATCTAGAAATATGCATTTATTAGAAAAACAGGATCGTAGTGTTATTCTTACGCCTCATATTGGTGAATTCAAACGTTTATGCCATGTAGAAGATTATCCCGATTTGATGATGGCAGCACAGAGCTTTGCCTCAAAGTATCATTGTATTCTTGTCTTAAAAGGACCTCATACGATTGTGACTGATGGTAAGACATCTTATCGTATTGCGTCTGGTAATAAAGCCATGGCGGTAGGTGGTATGGGTGATACACTCGCTGGAATCATTACATCACTTCTAGGACAGGGTTATGAAGCATTAGAAGCGGCAGTACTTGGTGTTTATATTCACGGACGTGCTGGAGATGAAGTCGCAAAACAGGCTTATACAGTTATCCCTGAAAAACTCATTGAAGAAATACCACATACAATGGCTGTACTTGCTGGTGAAATAGAATAA
- the pgeF gene encoding peptidoglycan editing factor PgeF, producing the protein MKLIPWKFNNDMVEGYTVPAHIDGRLFNMSYNGLDDKQVLENRKELAQMLHTELDHMVAPLQRHTTHYLSVNKNDGGKGIYSQKDAYLGFDALYTRDTDLTLFTFHADCCPVLLYCENQHLVAAIHSGWKGTVTEIVGKVTRHLIEDEGCDPNHIYAYVGPSIEARNFEAMDDIIDRVKSMSFDTSSFYTKKDETHYLLNSKGLIKQQLLNCGVLEEHIEVSPYCTMENDDLFFSYRKTHTKDRNISIIRLKK; encoded by the coding sequence ATGAAATTAATACCTTGGAAATTTAATAATGATATGGTAGAAGGCTATACAGTACCAGCTCATATTGATGGAAGGCTGTTCAACATGAGCTATAACGGCTTGGATGACAAGCAGGTGCTAGAAAACCGTAAAGAACTCGCACAAATGCTTCATACTGAGCTTGATCATATGGTTGCACCTTTACAGCGTCATACAACACATTATTTAAGTGTAAATAAAAATGATGGCGGTAAAGGGATATATAGCCAGAAGGATGCCTATTTAGGTTTTGATGCATTATATACAAGAGATACAGATCTCACTCTTTTTACCTTTCATGCAGATTGCTGTCCTGTTCTTTTATATTGTGAGAACCAGCATCTAGTGGCTGCAATTCATTCAGGATGGAAAGGTACGGTTACTGAGATTGTAGGCAAGGTAACACGTCATTTAATAGAAGATGAGGGATGTGACCCAAATCATATTTATGCTTATGTAGGACCTTCTATTGAGGCACGAAACTTTGAAGCGATGGATGATATTATTGACCGTGTTAAAAGTATGAGTTTTGATACATCTTCTTTCTATACTAAAAAAGATGAAACACATTATCTTCTTAATTCTAAAGGACTTATTAAACAGCAGTTACTTAACTGTGGTGTTTTAGAAGAACATATCGAAGTCAGTCCTTATTGTACAATGGAGAATGATGATTTATTCTTTAGTTATCGTAAAACACATACTAAAGATCGTAATATTTCTATTATCAGACTAAAAAAATAG